Proteins co-encoded in one Pan paniscus chromosome 23, NHGRI_mPanPan1-v2.0_pri, whole genome shotgun sequence genomic window:
- the CSDC2 gene encoding cold shock domain-containing protein C2: MTSESTSPPVVPPLHSPKSPVWPTFPFHREGSRVWERGGVPPRDLPSPLPTKRTRTYSATARASAGPVFKGVCKQFSRSQGHGFITPENGSEDIFVHVSDIEGEYVPVEGDEVTYKMCPIPPKNQKFQAVEVVLTQLAPHTPHETWSGQVVGS; encoded by the exons ATGACTTCAGAGTCGACGTCACCCCCAGTTGTGCCCCCGCTCCACTCCCCCAAGTCCCCAGTCTGGCCCACCTTCCCCTTCCACAGGGAGGGCAGCAGGGTCTGGGAGCGGGGTGGTGTCCCACCTCGGGACCTACCCAGCCCTCTGCCCACCAAGCGGACCAGGACCTATTCAGC GACAGCCCGGGCCTCAGCTGGCCCTGTGTTCAAGGGCGTCTGTAAGCAGTTCTCACGCTCGCAGGGCCATGGCTTCATCACCCCCGAGAACGGGTCCGAGGACATCTTCGTACATGTGTCTGA CATCGAGGGGGAGTACGTGCCAGTGGAGGGCGACGAGGTGACCTACAAGATGTGCCCTATCCCTCCCAAGAACCAGAAGTTCCAGGCCGTGGAGGTGGTGCTCACTCAGCTGGCCCCCCACACTCCCCACGAGACGTGGTCTGGCCAGGTTGTGGGCTCCTAG